Below is a genomic region from Chelmon rostratus isolate fCheRos1 chromosome 7, fCheRos1.pri, whole genome shotgun sequence.
tttactgtcatagaggagtcAAGAAACTACTAACCACTAAAATactcacattttagaagctggaatcagaaagtttttatttatttattttttaataaaaaaattacTCAGGCCAATTATGAAAATAGTTGGCGATAAATTGAATAGATCTAATCtactaatcgttgcagctctaaacCATTTATCCTAAAGTAAAGATGAGATTGTTTTTAAGTATGACTCTCTTTTCAGTCCATAATGTCAAGCCAGAGTGCCTGGATGCATACAACAAACTCTGGTGGGTGTCTTTTCATATTATTGACTAAGctgctcacttttttttaacttgagctaaagtaaaagtagtaacaGCAGGAGTAGCGTGAGGCCGGGACGACCTAGTACACCGTTTTGCCGTGAGGAATTCTGAACGGTCTATTCCTGTGAGATGATTGACGACCTGGCACGACTTTAGTCCTTCACAGACCAACTTTGCTCATACCTAAGATGACTGGAGCTACTGGAGCGACAGAGCCTACTTGTAGTTAGAGACTCATTTGGGATTTGCAACATTAGAGAGAAGATGTGTAACTAGAAAACACGTGATTTACCATTTGGACTTATTGTTGATTAAAAGTGAATTTTGCCTTGCAGAGTAGGATCAAATGTACTTGTGTGTCTACTGTATTTCAGTTTATTTGGTTCAATTGGGTGTTTCTCATTCATCGCAGTGAGGATGTTTTGCCCTCTATCCATGCTGATAAGTACTACCCCTGTGAGCTGGTGGGCACCTGGAATACCTGGTATGGAGAACAAGACCAGGCTGGTAGGATTACTAATATCAACACACTGATGTATCTGTCCTGCATGGTCTGCGCAGTTTGCAAATCAGTAGTTTTGTTACACTGCATATGCACACTCATGCTAGCATGCCATACCACAAGCCTTTACACCACAAAAGGGTTTGTATTTCTCATTGCCCTTATTCCATAACTATATAATTGCAGGTtgttcacttctttttttcccctttctcccAGTTCATCTGTGGCGTTACAGAGGGGGATACCCAGCGCTAACAGAGGTGATGAATAAGCTCAAGCAGAACCAGGTAAAGACTCCTTCAGACACGTCTCGTTTGTATCGCCCCTGCCTAATGCTTTAGTAGTGTGCCAACAACGGAGTACAGCCATCAGTCGACGTAAAGCTTATTGATTGGTGTCTATCCATTGGCAGGACTTCACAGCGTACAGGAAGGAGCGGGGTAAGATGCTGATGTCTCGCAGAAACCAGCTCCTGCTGGAGTTCAGCTTCTGGAACGAGCCCGTCCCCCGAGAGGGCCCCAACATCTATGAGCTCAGGTCCTACCAACTCAGGGTGAGTAACAGAACAGAGAGTTCTCTCCTCATTAGCAgtgctgttgatgtttgtgaTTGAGTGAGTTTGAAAGTGTGAGCCCAGCCCATAATGTCTGATGTGGCCCATAACTCTGCTCATTGCCAAACATAATCAGCATtaccaacagtccaaacatTTGTTAAACTCGAATGGGTGTAACTGCTTATATTGAGTTAATCGCCCCTTCTTATTTATGTAGCCCAAAATCACAAGAAATGCCCTAATGGGCTTTGCAGTCTGCACATTATACAATACCCCTCAAACTCCACCCAAAAAATCCTTTCAACACTCTGAACCCCACAACCTGTCAGCAGGTTTGAAaggcatgttttcttttaaaaaaatcaccaaaattACACCATTTATCgtagaaactgtaaaaacagaaataatctgcagatttgaacatttttgaTGGTGCTCGTACAAATCATGTGTGACACACGCTTCCTTCAGAAAAAATAACCACATATAAGCTTAGGATAGTCATAGTCAATCAAAATCACTTTAGtctacaaaaataaacaatttgcATGAACCAGAACCAGCATGTGACAAAAACTCAGTGAAATCGACTGAGCAAGAGGAGAAATTAAACGGCTAGTTTGGAGAGGTTGATAAAAATTTGTGTATAACTTTGACGCTTGATTGCTTTTGAGCAAAAAATCGTTGTGTCGGTTAGTCTGGAGAACAGGATACAGCACAGCATAACCTGCAGAGCCCGTTTCCTCACATTGCCTGTTGTTTAATGTAGAACCAGATTTTTCCTTATGATGTAAATGACAGAGCTAATAAACTTTGCATCctcacaaccacacacattCGTTCACAACTAGGAGCCTTCACAGCAGAAAGGGGCAGCGTTACTCTTTCACTTTTCCCAgctcacattttctcatttaaccTGATGATCTCCCAGTCACATGCTTTGCTCGTGTGACCTCAGAAGTACCTCCACCCTCACAAAACTACTGTAAGACACGCAATGACCCTGTGGCGTCAGCATTCAGGACCAGAGCGGTGCTCAAACGATCATcatttgagctgtttttttccacattatttcTACTTATGGACTCATACATCAAATTGGCAGTCCAGCAGCACATGATTATAGCCTGGATGAAAGGTTAAATTGAAAACAGTCTTAGTCCTATGTAATACTCCATACACACCACGCCAGCTCCTGCAGATTaagttgagtttttttttgtttttttccaaatctGACAGGAAAAACTGTCTCCTGATCAGTGCTTCAGTGCAAGCTATTATCCCTCATCACAGACCGAGATaacatcagagagacagcagggcGTTAGTTATCTTAAGCACCAGAGAATGATTGAAGAAGCTGTCGGGTGCAGCTGTAATTTCAACTGATCTTCACAATGACAAAATACCTGCGTTACGTCTTTACCATTTATTTGTGTCAATGTGTTTAGtctggaaagaggaaaaaaaagcgtGATACCAATCTGTATTTTTGAAAACTCTGaattatatatgttttattgcAATAAAgaatattgtgttttctttcttgcagCCAGGAACCATGATCGAGTGGGGTAATTACTGGTAAGGCAGCCTGGATTCATTTGATTCTCTGAGCTTTAGTTACAGATCGGTTGCACTACATGAAACCTTCCTCATCATGCTGTCATTAATAAGAGCTATTCCACAGAGAGGCACTATTTTGAAGCGGTACTGTCATGCTCTCAAGCCAAGATTCAAATTCAGAGTGGAATGTTATGTACACTGCAAATGTGTGTATAATGAGCCTGGAACGAGCCGCTGACGGAGCCAGCAGGTCAACGTTTATCAGTTGGTGCAATGTAGTTGATTGCAATTGATTTTAACGAAGACCTGAGCTTTCTGCACACGCCTTAGTTTTccatagtcttttttttttctttgattgcCTAGTAGTGGATTTCTCTGTTGGTCTTTGTACTTGTCTGACCAGTTTTTTGCGACAAGTTGTTCTTCGACTTTGTCAGTGATGTTGGATGTAAAAGATAACTCTACTGTGTGTGGTAGTCGTCACATGCATTTGTGGTAATTCCTGTCATGTGCATGATCTTATATGTGACTGCAGCTTGACTTGACTGTCGTCCAGGCTTCTCTGCTTTGAGGCTTCAGGTTTCTCTTCTTCCTACAAGGCTGATTCTAAAAAAgtcgggacgctgtgtaaaacataaaaacagaatgcagtcatttgcaaacaaactgtttaccagcaacagttttacaaagtgttcctgagtccatgcagcAATATTCTTTATataatcacatgttcacaaagtggtgaacctcgctccatccttgcttgtgacAGCTGAACCTTTcgtacccaatcatgatactatcacctgttaccaatcaacctgtttacctgtggaatgatccaaacaggagcgttccacaactttcccagtctttagttgctcctgtcccaatttgtttgaaacgtgttgctgcatcaaattcagaataagcagatactgaagctgatgaggtcaaacattaaatatattgtttttgtcctgttctcaattgaatatatgtcaaaaaagataAGCAAATTATACcattctgctttttatttatgttttgcacagcataCAAAAAACTCACCTTTGATGAAAAGATTGTGTGAGGACAAGGACACTCTCCctaaagctgctgtttcttttcacatgtgtgcatttattctTACTTTAACCGGCGTTTATTTGAACAGACCTGCAAAGCAATTTAAGTCACTTTCAATACAATCAGTGAAATAGAGGCTCAAACATCTTCAAGTTACATGAAGATCTGAAGCTTTATAGTTTAGTATCCAGACAATGTTTATGATTTGAATAAGTACATGTTAGCTTTGGGGGAAAACGCGGTGGATTTAAGACATTCCACTCTCACCAGTCTACTCATCTCACATGGACTAGGCCATTGTTAAGAATCATGAACATGTATACAGTATGAAATGATGTCACTTATGGTTGGCTGGGATGTTGCAATCGATAATCTCCAGCTATGTTGTGTAAGTTCACATTGAGAAAACAGTCTAAATGCTGTTGAGTAAATTAAAACCAGTCGAGAAATTTAGAGATGATGTCTAAATCCTTGTGGTTGAAGTCTGGTCAATTATCTGATGTGTGCAGGCCTCCTCTTGTTATGTCAGATGAAGCCCTTGGTGTTTTTTGGCCTGCCTTGTGACTGAAGTTGTTCTTGTGTGCAGGGCCAGGGCAATTGGATACCGCCAGCACAACAGAGAAGCTGTGGGAGGGTTTTTCTCACAGATCGGCAATCTCTACATGGTTCATCACCTCTGGGGTACGATCAAATACCAGCTTTCTGCAAAATTACACATTGTGACCATGTAGATAATCATGCTTGTGCTGAAGTCATGAGTTGCTCCACAGTAAATCTGAAGAAATAGTTTTGCTCATGTATATTATAGTATTATGTTATTTAACAACAATGCCAAACAATGAGCTGCTTCCAGTTCCTAGAAATTTGaggctttgctgcttttctttgttctgtattgttgtaatgtttgtttttggactgtCACCTTCGGCTCCAGGAGATTTCAGTTgataatgtgtttcatttgctgATTGCAGCTTACAAAGACCTTCAGTCCAGAGAAGACACGAGGAATGGCGCCTGGCAACAGGAGGGCTGGGATGAGGTGGTTTATTACACAggtgagcaaagaaaaaagtccTTTTCTAAACACAAAGTGGTGATGAAaactcagctgtgtgtctgaacagaaaaTCTTTCCATACTTGTCTTGAGCAACAACTTATTGAGCGTTTTAGTCGCTTTTAGAGCTTGCTGAACCTAATCAATATCAAATGGACTTTAAGCTGTGAGAACACACCTAATCCACTCAAAATCTTTCGTGTTTCACCTTTTTTCCAGTTCCCCTCATTCAGCATATGGATTCCAGGATCATGATCCCGACAAAGGCTTCCCCGCTGCAGTGAAACGAGACGCGAGCTGGAGGCTGAAATCAAGTGGCACCACCCTTTTGAATGTTACATCCATCCAGAGCATCACTATCATGGTTCCACCGATCCTGTCAGTGCTGCCAATCATCCCCTCTCTGTTATTGTCTTTGCTTTCTTACTTCAAGATGTCACTAGGACAGAGGAGGTAACAATGTCTACCATGTATCTAA
It encodes:
- the nipsnap2 gene encoding protein NipSnap homolog 2; protein product: MATGVLHRVSGGLGRAKSRAQSAGQLVVWSRGFATSSSRNREDSWFKSLFVRKVDPRKDAHSNLLTKNEESNLYKIQFHNVKPECLDAYNKLCEDVLPSIHADKYYPCELVGTWNTWYGEQDQAVHLWRYRGGYPALTEVMNKLKQNQDFTAYRKERGKMLMSRRNQLLLEFSFWNEPVPREGPNIYELRSYQLRPGTMIEWGNYWARAIGYRQHNREAVGGFFSQIGNLYMVHHLWAYKDLQSREDTRNGAWQQEGWDEVVYYTVPLIQHMDSRIMIPTKASPLQ